A window of Methylocystis sp. IM3 contains these coding sequences:
- a CDS encoding SRPBCC family protein: protein MPFPSNGEENVARCSLHFRESWNFPGACPDEVWLALAHGEDWPLWWKGVFLESKKLAGGDQPALGDRGFGRVRGFLPYEFKFIAEATALERPRLIEAKITGDFEGEWRAVIAMTASGTHVDFDWKAAVNLPFPLFFAALLRPLMRLNHAWTMPRGERGLRKYLARQRLHNSATV from the coding sequence ATGCCTTTCCCAAGCAATGGGGAGGAAAATGTGGCTAGATGCTCACTTCATTTTCGAGAAAGCTGGAATTTCCCTGGCGCTTGTCCGGATGAAGTCTGGCTTGCGCTCGCGCATGGTGAGGACTGGCCGTTATGGTGGAAGGGCGTCTTTCTCGAAAGCAAAAAGTTAGCAGGGGGAGATCAGCCTGCATTGGGCGACCGCGGGTTCGGGCGAGTAAGAGGCTTTCTGCCCTACGAGTTCAAATTCATAGCCGAAGCGACTGCGTTAGAACGCCCGCGATTGATCGAGGCCAAAATTACTGGGGATTTCGAGGGCGAGTGGCGAGCTGTGATAGCCATGACAGCGAGCGGCACGCATGTTGACTTTGATTGGAAGGCTGCAGTCAATTTACCCTTTCCGCTGTTCTTCGCGGCATTGCTTCGCCCGCTCATGAGGCTTAATCACGCTTGGACAATGCCGCGAGGCGAGCGAGGGCTAAGGAAGTATCTTGCCAGACAACGCCTGCATAACTCTGCTACTGTTTAA
- a CDS encoding DUF2076 domain-containing protein, whose translation MLPEERKLLAGLFERIKAASTSPRDKEAETFINEQIRAQPAAPYLLAQTIIVQDQALQGANQRIGQLEARLKELEATAQKGAGSFLGGLLGGGAAMATPSASPTPRPASPSGFDQPQGGPWGAQRGYAPSPAYPPQGGYASPPQPAPSAGGGFLKGALGAAAGVAGGVLLADSIRGLLHGGAGGMGSLAGAEPVHKTVINNYYGDADSNAPGEQIQHGYQDQYDSQSQDAGYGGDGFDSGGDSYDV comes from the coding sequence ATGCTACCTGAGGAACGCAAACTTCTCGCAGGCCTCTTCGAACGCATAAAGGCGGCTTCAACCTCACCACGTGATAAGGAGGCGGAGACGTTTATCAACGAGCAGATTCGCGCCCAGCCCGCCGCGCCTTATCTTCTGGCGCAAACAATCATCGTCCAAGACCAGGCGCTGCAAGGGGCCAACCAACGCATCGGCCAGCTCGAGGCGCGGCTCAAAGAGCTGGAAGCAACCGCGCAGAAGGGTGCCGGCAGCTTCCTCGGCGGCTTGCTTGGCGGGGGCGCCGCCATGGCGACTCCATCTGCTTCACCCACGCCGCGGCCGGCTTCGCCGTCAGGTTTTGACCAGCCTCAAGGAGGGCCTTGGGGGGCTCAGCGCGGCTATGCGCCGTCTCCCGCTTACCCGCCACAAGGCGGCTATGCTTCGCCACCGCAGCCCGCCCCCTCCGCCGGTGGCGGCTTCTTGAAAGGCGCGCTTGGCGCAGCGGCGGGTGTCGCCGGCGGCGTACTGCTCGCGGACTCCATTCGGGGGCTGCTCCATGGCGGCGCTGGGGGGATGGGCAGCCTTGCGGGCGCCGAGCCGGTGCATAAGACGGTCATCAACAACTACTACGGCGACGCCGACTCGAACGCACCCGGCGAGCAAATCCAGCATGGCTACCAAGACCAATACGACTCTCAGAGCCAGGACGCCGGCTATGGTGGAGACGGGTTCGATAGCGGCGGCGACAGTTATGATGTGTAA
- a CDS encoding UvrD-helicase domain-containing protein gives MTSGFALGALPAARRRALLDHEWTLLVEAGAGSGKTALMAGRTALLLASGVPAREIVAITFTEAASSELLERIERFVAILALGSVPDELRLALPNGLSAEQVKAIAAAADSLDEITCTTIHGFCQQLVKPYPVETGIDPGAAIIDPAAADLAYQDLVQAWLSARFGRDRGAEGLGRLPPLPELDADDFFVELLQEEPDGLVKLFQEAAAFLRTKRADAQPPAAIDPGALQAVSQAVRDFAAWYAECGVIEEATQWIIVDLERIRELADDALIASMSGRRLARLLLHEVPCCQHGSEPRFSAWRNKGKWEKASKDAGLGKPRGTQLSDAAQSHYGRCDTAYQAFAGTVCGAAFARFVAEFDSLAKLYADYKRQAALLDFDDLLHHARDLLARNEAVRQDLSRRYPRILVDEFQDTDPLQAEILWRLCGDGAPDSLWLERRLRPGSLFLVGDPKQAIYRFRGADVDTYIEAKHALLIHDHHSVIAITANFRSLKPILDFANAQFCALLSEEQGQPGFTALQSTRAPQDGRAAVACFDIAIGAQHRNGQGKLAVDLVRREEASIIAELVERLIGAYPLWDKHIKAVRPCRAGDIALLAPTGTSLWIYERALERRGIPIASQAGKSFFRRQEVQDLIALARAIADRRDTLGLGALLRGPLVGLAEEQIADAIAALPTAPGDAPPRLHLWTDRAAVTEPVLGRTLEVLQSLARRARHTTPYQLMAEAVEELNVRPILRARYRGGAERALANVELFLEMARAYDARGLMGFVEALRANWENSEKQIEGRPDSDAEAVSIITIHSSKGLEWPIVIPVNSPTELDENLTFLHRRSDDTAHFKLLGRAPPAYEVVKNEERNQLRRERVRLWYVASTRACDLLLLPRQSERSPSDWFSLLGARLDEFPPFDTAALSGAPVSQKAEEAGNRQDEAAWRAEAAAIVAMQRAIVWHCPSRHEGAQGGEPARLDEGIFTDAAALEANLPVESRPALLRESIQGGRERGLVLHKLLEEVLTGEAAEEPAALETRARTLLAELGVAEAESPATGPHALEIATTALRALALPKVAALRPRLLPEMTVFSAEISDNATTYVGGVVDALALGEDGAIDVAIDWKSDVNPSAGLVELYRAQVRDYVAATGAKEGLLVFVTNGRIEICRRPEAESS, from the coding sequence ATGACAAGCGGCTTTGCTCTCGGCGCGCTCCCGGCCGCGCGCCGTCGCGCCTTGCTCGATCACGAGTGGACGCTGCTGGTCGAAGCCGGCGCCGGCAGCGGCAAAACCGCGCTGATGGCGGGACGCACCGCCCTCTTGCTCGCGAGCGGCGTTCCTGCTCGAGAAATCGTCGCCATTACCTTTACTGAGGCCGCTTCCTCCGAGCTGCTCGAGCGCATCGAACGCTTCGTCGCGATCCTGGCGCTGGGGTCGGTTCCCGACGAGCTGCGTCTCGCTTTGCCGAATGGGCTCTCGGCGGAGCAGGTCAAAGCGATCGCCGCCGCAGCCGATTCCCTCGACGAGATAACCTGCACGACTATCCATGGCTTTTGCCAGCAGCTGGTGAAGCCCTATCCGGTCGAGACCGGGATCGACCCCGGCGCCGCCATCATCGATCCGGCTGCTGCGGATCTCGCCTATCAGGATCTTGTCCAGGCTTGGCTGTCGGCGCGGTTTGGCCGCGACCGCGGCGCCGAGGGATTGGGCCGGCTGCCGCCCCTGCCCGAACTCGACGCCGATGATTTTTTCGTCGAGCTGCTACAGGAAGAGCCGGACGGTCTGGTCAAATTGTTTCAGGAGGCGGCCGCATTCTTGCGCACGAAGCGCGCGGACGCACAGCCGCCCGCCGCCATCGACCCCGGCGCGCTCCAAGCCGTGTCGCAGGCCGTTCGCGACTTTGCCGCCTGGTATGCCGAGTGTGGAGTGATCGAAGAGGCGACGCAATGGATCATCGTCGATCTCGAGCGCATCCGGGAGCTCGCCGACGACGCGTTGATCGCTTCGATGAGCGGGCGGCGGTTGGCTCGGCTCTTGTTGCACGAAGTCCCTTGTTGCCAACACGGCTCCGAGCCCCGCTTCTCGGCTTGGCGAAACAAAGGCAAGTGGGAGAAGGCGTCGAAAGACGCGGGGCTCGGCAAGCCGCGAGGAACCCAACTCTCGGACGCGGCGCAGTCCCATTATGGCCGCTGCGACACCGCTTATCAGGCCTTCGCGGGCACCGTGTGCGGGGCCGCCTTCGCCCGATTTGTCGCCGAGTTCGACTCGCTCGCGAAACTCTACGCCGACTACAAGCGGCAGGCGGCGCTCCTCGATTTCGACGACCTGCTCCACCACGCCCGCGATTTGCTCGCGCGCAACGAAGCGGTACGTCAGGACCTCAGCCGGCGTTATCCGCGCATCCTCGTTGACGAGTTTCAGGACACCGATCCCCTACAGGCCGAAATTCTCTGGCGCTTATGCGGCGACGGCGCTCCCGATTCGCTTTGGCTCGAACGGCGGCTGCGTCCGGGCAGCCTGTTCCTCGTCGGCGATCCAAAACAGGCGATCTACCGATTCCGTGGCGCCGACGTCGACACCTACATCGAAGCAAAGCATGCATTACTCATCCACGATCACCATTCAGTCATCGCGATCACCGCGAACTTCCGTTCGCTGAAACCCATTCTCGATTTCGCCAACGCGCAATTTTGCGCACTGCTTTCCGAAGAACAGGGGCAGCCCGGCTTTACAGCCTTGCAATCGACGCGAGCGCCGCAGGACGGCCGAGCGGCCGTCGCTTGCTTCGACATCGCCATCGGCGCCCAGCACAGGAATGGCCAAGGTAAGTTGGCCGTCGACCTGGTGAGGCGCGAGGAAGCGTCAATCATCGCGGAACTAGTGGAGCGGCTGATCGGCGCCTATCCCCTATGGGACAAGCACATCAAGGCGGTGCGGCCTTGTCGCGCCGGGGACATTGCCTTGTTAGCGCCCACCGGCACGAGCCTGTGGATTTACGAGCGGGCGCTGGAGCGGCGCGGCATTCCGATCGCCTCGCAAGCCGGCAAGAGTTTCTTCCGCCGCCAAGAAGTTCAGGACCTCATCGCCCTCGCCCGCGCCATCGCCGATCGGCGCGACACGCTCGGCCTGGGCGCTCTCCTGCGCGGCCCCCTCGTCGGGCTCGCCGAGGAACAGATCGCCGACGCCATCGCCGCCCTTCCGACCGCCCCTGGCGATGCGCCGCCACGGCTGCATCTTTGGACCGACCGCGCGGCGGTCACCGAGCCGGTCCTCGGCCGCACGCTCGAGGTGCTGCAGAGTCTCGCCCGACGGGCGCGCCACACCACGCCCTACCAATTGATGGCGGAAGCGGTCGAGGAGCTGAACGTGCGCCCGATCCTGCGGGCGAGATACCGTGGCGGCGCCGAGCGGGCGCTCGCCAATGTCGAACTCTTCCTCGAGATGGCGCGCGCCTATGACGCGCGCGGGCTCATGGGCTTCGTCGAGGCCCTTCGCGCCAATTGGGAAAATAGCGAAAAGCAGATCGAGGGCCGCCCGGACTCTGACGCTGAAGCGGTGTCGATTATCACCATTCATTCATCAAAGGGCCTCGAGTGGCCAATCGTCATTCCCGTCAACTCCCCGACCGAGCTCGACGAGAATTTGACTTTCCTACATCGGCGCTCGGATGACACGGCGCATTTCAAGCTGTTGGGGCGGGCGCCGCCGGCCTACGAGGTTGTCAAGAACGAAGAGCGAAACCAGCTTCGACGCGAACGCGTGCGGCTCTGGTACGTGGCTTCGACCCGCGCGTGTGATCTTCTCTTGCTGCCGCGCCAAAGCGAGCGTTCGCCGTCCGACTGGTTTAGTCTGCTCGGCGCGCGCTTGGATGAGTTCCCCCCATTCGATACAGCAGCGCTTTCTGGCGCGCCTGTTTCTCAAAAAGCCGAAGAGGCGGGAAACCGGCAGGACGAGGCGGCGTGGCGAGCGGAAGCGGCGGCCATCGTGGCGATGCAACGCGCCATCGTCTGGCACTGCCCGAGTCGGCATGAAGGAGCCCAAGGCGGCGAGCCCGCCCGTTTGGACGAGGGCATATTCACTGATGCGGCCGCTCTGGAGGCGAACCTTCCGGTTGAATCCAGGCCCGCTTTGCTGCGCGAGAGTATTCAAGGCGGTCGGGAACGGGGGCTCGTTTTGCACAAGCTCCTCGAGGAGGTGCTGACGGGCGAGGCCGCCGAGGAGCCAGCGGCGTTGGAGACGCGCGCAAGAACCCTCCTCGCCGAACTTGGAGTGGCGGAAGCCGAAAGTCCAGCGACCGGACCGCATGCCCTTGAGATCGCTACGACGGCTCTGCGAGCGCTCGCGCTTCCCAAAGTGGCGGCACTGCGGCCGCGTCTGCTGCCTGAAATGACGGTCTTTTCAGCTGAGATTTCCGACAACGCCACGACTTATGTCGGCGGAGTGGTCGATGCGCTTGCGCTTGGAGAAGATGGCGCTATCGATGTCGCGATCGACTGGAAGAGTGACGTTAACCCGAGCGCTGGCCTGGTCGAACTTTATCGTGCGCAGGTCCGCGACTATGTCGCGGCAACAGGCGCGAAGGAAGGGCTACTTGTCTTCGTGACGAATGGCAGGATCGAAATATGTAGGCGGCCTGAAGCGGAATCGTCGTGA
- a CDS encoding PD-(D/E)XK nuclease family protein, with product MAARRSPLPDGQLTAALAELLLRGLSHARMNRLMALLRRQNPAYEIVPRDWQRALPQDAPLLAAASWREILSVPSEALPAPAAALLCEVVDVLALGLKQAAEIGERLLCGRSLAIWHKALIEGPSEALDVTLATLRLHDGFSPQASIIWAPAAALAAEPRSFVRLIGLTSRAWPRRQAEDPLLPNHIVPADLLDPLPVHEADRRDFDTVIKTTGRQVICSYGRRDAQGRTNGVSPLYPKLPRVYRQRARLPQHAAGWSDRLFARPSEFEALPAAQSALACWIDWHTERLTAHDGLIRANHPLVEAALGRRQSATSLAKLLRDPLSYLWIYGFRWEEPQESEEPLVLDPLAFGNLLHAVLEATVNRLESNLSGGFGTADAAAIAAGLDSALVEVAAQYERRCPVPPPVLWRRKLQDIRALAFAALTFREEALPDQRSFAEIPFGGDPRAEALSADARARLPWDPLQPIVIPGTGVAIGGSIDRLDLSAVCARARVTDYKSGKPPGKNKTPVLKGGGELQRCLYAYAVRALVPGVNDVEARLLYPKGGDGGLHALSDPAEVLERLAAFVGAARRQILAGNLLPGAGAQEAFNDLAFALPGGAKESYFELKGPLVAERLADLAPLWGIE from the coding sequence ATGGCCGCAAGGCGCTCACCACTGCCAGACGGGCAGCTCACGGCGGCGCTCGCCGAGCTGCTGCTCCGCGGATTGAGCCATGCCCGCATGAACCGCCTCATGGCCCTGCTACGTCGGCAAAACCCCGCTTACGAAATCGTGCCGCGGGATTGGCAGCGGGCGCTGCCTCAGGATGCGCCCTTGCTCGCTGCGGCGAGCTGGCGCGAAATTCTCTCTGTTCCCTCGGAAGCCCTCCCCGCGCCGGCCGCGGCGCTTCTCTGCGAGGTAGTCGACGTCTTGGCGTTGGGGCTGAAGCAAGCCGCCGAGATCGGCGAGCGCCTTCTTTGCGGCCGCAGCCTCGCAATCTGGCACAAGGCCCTGATCGAGGGGCCGTCCGAGGCGTTGGACGTGACGCTCGCCACGCTGCGCCTGCATGACGGGTTCTCGCCACAGGCTTCCATCATTTGGGCGCCGGCCGCGGCGCTTGCCGCCGAACCGCGCTCCTTTGTCCGCCTCATTGGCCTCACCTCGCGCGCCTGGCCGCGCCGCCAAGCGGAAGACCCGCTGCTCCCAAACCACATCGTTCCCGCCGATCTCCTCGATCCGCTGCCGGTTCACGAGGCGGATCGGCGCGATTTTGACACCGTTATCAAAACGACGGGCCGGCAAGTGATTTGCTCATATGGGCGGCGGGACGCCCAGGGCCGCACCAATGGCGTCTCGCCGCTCTATCCGAAACTGCCGCGAGTCTATCGCCAGCGCGCGCGCCTCCCGCAACATGCGGCGGGTTGGTCCGACCGGCTGTTCGCTCGCCCTTCTGAATTCGAGGCATTGCCGGCGGCGCAATCAGCGCTCGCTTGCTGGATTGACTGGCACACGGAGCGGCTCACAGCGCACGACGGCCTCATCAGAGCCAATCATCCGCTCGTCGAGGCGGCCCTCGGTCGGCGGCAGTCGGCGACCTCGCTCGCCAAACTGCTGCGCGATCCGCTTAGCTATCTCTGGATCTACGGCTTCCGCTGGGAGGAGCCGCAGGAGAGCGAGGAGCCTCTAGTTCTTGATCCGCTCGCCTTCGGAAATCTCCTTCATGCCGTGCTCGAAGCGACAGTCAACCGTCTGGAATCGAATCTCTCAGGCGGCTTCGGGACGGCCGATGCGGCGGCGATCGCTGCGGGCCTCGATTCCGCCCTCGTCGAAGTGGCCGCGCAATATGAGCGCCGCTGCCCTGTGCCGCCGCCCGTTCTGTGGCGGAGGAAGCTGCAAGACATCCGCGCGCTCGCCTTCGCGGCGTTAACCTTCCGCGAAGAGGCGCTGCCGGATCAGCGCAGCTTTGCCGAAATCCCCTTCGGCGGCGATCCGCGCGCGGAAGCGCTTTCCGCTGACGCTCGGGCGCGTCTTCCATGGGATCCGCTGCAGCCGATCGTCATTCCCGGCACGGGGGTCGCTATCGGCGGCTCGATCGACCGTCTCGATCTTTCCGCCGTCTGCGCTCGCGCTCGCGTCACCGATTACAAAAGCGGCAAGCCGCCGGGCAAGAACAAGACTCCCGTGTTGAAGGGCGGCGGCGAACTGCAACGCTGTCTTTACGCTTACGCCGTCCGGGCGCTGGTCCCGGGCGTCAATGACGTCGAAGCCCGCCTCCTCTATCCGAAAGGAGGCGACGGCGGCCTCCACGCTCTATCCGATCCTGCTGAGGTGCTGGAGCGGTTGGCCGCATTCGTCGGCGCGGCGCGACGCCAAATTCTCGCCGGCAATCTGCTGCCGGGCGCCGGCGCGCAGGAGGCTTTCAACGATCTCGCCTTCGCACTGCCGGGCGGCGCCAAGGAAAGCTACTTCGAGCTGAAAGGGCCGCTTGTCGCCGAACGTCTCGCCGATCTGGCGCCGTTATGGGGGATCGAGTGA